From the Candidatus Bathyarchaeum sp. genome, the window ATTCGTCTTCGGGCAGAGTGAAATTAAAATCCCCTTCTGGACGGGTGAAGTTGAATCCGCCTTCAGGAATTGTGAAATTTGTAGGAAGATTACCGTTTGTAAATGGGTTTGGTTCATTTTTGGGAGTGTCAAGTTCTTCGGAAGAAAGGGGGTTATCATTTTGGGTGGTCAAAAGGGTCACACCCAAAATGGTGATTAGAGACAAAGAAGAGACTATAATCAAGGATTTACGTTTTTCCGTGATTTTAACCTCCTGCCCGGATTTCTTGACGCAAGAACAGCATATACGATGAAGCAAAGCAAACAATTAAGACAACTGCAAGAACGGTTGCATGTGGCCAGCATGAGGCTATACTTTGAGAAGTATCTAATGACTGGAAGGGGTTTCCATCCGTCATGAATCCTCCTTCAGTTACTCCAAGCAGGGATTGGGCGGCTTCTTCGTAAAGATACGTCGGCGAAATTGATTTTATAGCGGACTCAAGGTTAGCATTTGCTTCTATTGTATCAATGTAGTCTTGGAATTGTGACATGTCAACTGGCGAAGTTTGGTTGAAATTTCCACCGGCCCTAGTGTCAGACATGACTGAACTTGAAGTGAATACTTGGATTCCGCCTGGGAACTCAACGGGTACAACTATGTTGGCGACCAGTGATGCAATGACGGTCATGAGAATCGAAAAGAGCAGCCAAGTGGATATTGATGCCAGTATAGATGTTGTTGTGTTTTTAGTTAGGGTGGAAAACAGTAAGCCAACAGCAAGCCAGATAGACAAATACAAAATTGTGAGCAGCGTGAACAATCCGATTCTAATGATTTCGTCAAATCCAGGTCCAAACCCTAACAGAGGAATAGAAACGCCAGTTATTATTCCCACAGTACTTACTGCCAACACTGAAAGAGCAACTATACCTGCAAGGAACTTGCCGTTGAGGATAGAGTCCCGAAATATCGGTTGCGAAAGAACAACCGAAAGGCTGCCCCGTGTGCGTTCTCTGTTTATGGCGTCAAAGCCTAGGGCTAATCCGATTATTGGGCCAAATAGAACCATCAGGTAAATGAAAGAAAAGCTGCTGCCTAGGGACCCAGAAAAAATGCTAGTGAAACTAACGTTGGGGTTATCCCGGATGTAGCTCGAGCCAGTGTAAGCGGACAAAATTGATAAAACTACAATCAGTGAGAACAGCAAAAGGTAGCGTCTGCTTCCTAGATGGTCTGAAAGTTCTTTTCGGCATACAGTTAATACACTTTGCATTTAGTTATCCTCCTGATAAAAGTCAAGAAAAATTTCCTCAAGACTAAACGTCTTTGGTCGCATCAACAAAATTATGGAACCATGTTCAGTAATGGTTTTTGAAACTTCGCGGTAATTCCCATTTTCCAGGTTTATAAACAGTTTATGATTTTGTTGTTCAACTGAAGTTACTCCTTCAATGTTGTTGAGTTTTCGAATCAAGTCTGAATCTATTTTTGTTAATTCAAATTCGAGGTTTCCTGATTTTTTGTCCGCAAGAGAACTAGACAGGTTGCTTATGGTGTCCGAGGCTACAAGTTTTCCTCTGCGAATGATTAATACTCGTTGGCATGTTTGTTGAACTTCATGCAATAGATGTGAAGACAAAAAAATCGTCAAGCCTTGCTCTTTGTTTAACCGCAAAAGAATATCCCGCAATTCTTTGGTTGCTTTTGGGTCTAATCCGAGGGTGGGTTCGTCAAAGAACGCGATTTTGGGTTTTTTGATTAAAACTTCTGAAATTCCGAGGCGCTGTTTCATTCCGCGAGAAAACTTTTCAACCTTTGAGTCTGCCCATTTGCTTAGGTTTACTGCTGCAAGCAGTTCATCTATGCTTTTTTCCAGTTCGTCTTTGGGGATTTCATTTAGTTGACCAATGTAACGAAGATTTTGTCTTGCGGTTAGGTCCTCGTAATAGCCAGATCCTTCGGGCATCATCCCTGCAATCTGCCTTACTTGTTTTGACTCCTCGACAACATCATAACCGCCTACGCGGGCAGTACCAGAAGTAGGAACTGAAAGCCCCATCAGCATAAGAAGGGTGGTAGTTTTTCCAGCCCCGTTTGGCCCTAGAAAACCTACGATTTCTCCTTCGTTGATGGATAGTTCCAGTTGGTTTACCGCGGTAAAGTCGCCATATTGTTTTGTCAATTGGTGGGTTTGTATAATTGGTTCAGTCATTTTTTTTATCTTCTTCTAAATTTCTTAAAAACTAACACAAGTGCAACAATCAAAACAGCTGCCACTCCGATTCCGTAGATTGCCCATGAACTCGAGGTAGTAACGGTGACGCGGACTTGTGTATTGTCAGAACTGCTTTGGTCGCTTACTGCGCCCACAGTGACCATGTAGTCACCTGATACAGTTCCGGTGGGTGTGTCTACAGTAACTTCAAAGGTGCAAGATTGTTGGGGCGTGAGCATGTCCACTTGGGTTGGACTGATTGTGACATCCCAGTCGTCTTCTACGTCAAACTCTAGACTAACACCGGTGACATACGAGTAACCAGTGTTTGTGACAGTTGCAGTAAAGGAAACAGATTCTCCACTGGTTGTGCTTTTTAGTAGGGTAGATAACCCGAGGTCTAAGGAATAAGCGCCAACTACTGTGGCGGTAAGTTGTTTCTCGCCTAGCAGGGCTCCACTTTCTGAGGTAAATTGAACAGTTAGGTCATAAGAACCAAGGCTAACTGTGCTTGGAGGCGTTACTTTGATAGTAAGAGATTCCGAGCTTCCAGCATCTAAAGAAAGTTTTGAAACTTCGAGTTCTCCAGATTTAACAACAGCGTTCCAGTTTGATGGAGCATCAATTGAGAAATATAACAGCCTGTTTGTGTCCCCCACGTTTGTTACAGTAACAGCGTACTCAACGGCTTCACCTGCTTGGATAGTAACGTCCGGGAATTTTGTGGTTATTGTAACGGCACTTGCATCGCCTTCTAAAGTCACCGTTAACGGAAGAGAACTAACAGGCTGACCATCAGATTCAGCAACAACAACTACGTCGTATACAGTGTCTGAGATTGCAGAACTTGCAGTTTCAACTTGAATAACAAGGGACAAGGATTCGTCAGGACCAAGAATTATGTCAGTTACTGCTTCACCGCTTGAGGGAGTAATATGAACCGTCCAATTAGCGGGTACATAACCGACAGATAGCTCAAATTGTGTTTCAACATTGAAGGGATTGGTTAAAGTTACATCGAAGGTAACTGAGTCTCCGGGTACCCCTAACTTTCCTGGAAAACGACAACTCATTATAGATTCGCTTACAGGTTCAACATTTACTGTAAAGTCCAACGCGGCAACAGTGTTTCCTACGGCGGTTAATTGTAGATTGGTGTCGCCCGTGTAATCCATGGGGATAATGATTTCTAAATTGTAGTTTGCTGTTCCACCCGCGGATAAAGAAGCTTTTGTAATTTCGCGACCGTTATCGTTTAGGACCCGTGTTGACCAGCTTTCAGGAGTGGAAACTGAAAACTCGATTGATTCGGTTATGTCGCCAATGTTGCTTACTGTAAACGGTAACACCAGTTTTTCGCCTGAGTTTGCAACCATGTTTAAAACTGAAGAATGCAAAGTCAATGAGGGAAATTCTGCAGGTTGACTTCGGGTTAATACTGAAAACGTCAAGGACGTGTTTGTTGCTCCAAGGGTAATTACTGAAACATTATATTCTTGGTCTAGAGGGGCTGTTGATGGAACAACAACTTCTAGTTGAAGGGATAGGCTTTGACCTGAATCTAATGATAATTTTGTGACTTCATAACTATTGGCCCGGATTCTTGTATACCATCCTTCAGGATGGGAAGTTAAAATGTCCACAATTTGGGTTTCAGGACCAGCGTTTTCTACCGTGAAGGGGATACTGATTTGAGCGTCCGGAATAGTTATCAAGTTAAGAGTTGAACCAGACATCTGGATTGCGCTATCTAAAACAATGGTTCCTAAGTTGGTTTCTGAGTTTTGCAGGTTAATGGTTTTTTCAGTTGTAACATATCCTGATTTGATAAATCTGATAGTGTATTGTCCATAGTTGACGTTGTTGAGGTAGAAGTATCCAATTGAATTGCTGGTATAGGCTTTGACGACTGACGAACCCGAAAGTAATTCGACAGTAACACGGCCCAAGCTTTCTCCACTTTCATCTTCGATAAAACCCTGAATATTTGAACTAAGCGCGTATACAGATAAAGAAGGCGATAGAACAGTAATTACTGAAACAGAACACAACAGACTAATTACGAAAAGTTTTGTTGTTGCTTCCAACGTTTTTTTTGATGGCTGAAGTAATAATTTCATTTCATTGTTCTCCAATTTTTTGCATAGCCCCAGAGTTTTCAGGTTTGAAGCATGTGTTTGGAGTTTTTCCGGAAAAAAAGATTATAAGGGTTTTTCAGAATTATGCCATAATTTATTACAAATCTAATAGTTCAAAACAAATAACACACCCTGCAAAATGTAATATGTAGATTCCAGAAGTTAGTTCATGGATTACTTTTGCTGTATTTCTAACAGTAGCCTTTCTAACGACAGCCAGCAAAAAGAAACTCACCCAAAGGTAGAACAACAACATATTTTAGTATACTAATAGAGATACAACGTTGAAAACAACCTTTTTTCAGAAATCTGACAGAATAACAGATTACAAATTTTGTTGGTTTCAAGAAAGCGTTAAATGTTAATTAAACTATTAAGTGGTATACAAACCTGCAGGGAAACTAACTATGGATTTTGGCATTTTGGTTAACAACGCACAATATGTTCTGATTTTGGGAGGAATCATTGCCATGTCGTGGTTTATCCAAAAACTGGTTAAACCCGTGCCGGTTCTGGGAACCACCGCAAGCATACTAATCAGAGTTGTTTCTTTTTTTGGGTTCTTTATCGGAATCGCGTTAATAATAACAGGCGCCGCTGCGTGGCAATCCCAAGCCCCTAACGTGGACACGTACACCCAGTATTTGCTGATTATCGCAGGCTTTGTTTTGATGCTCAAACCCATCAAAGACTTCCCATGGGCAGCCTTACTAGGACTACTCGCAGGCGGATTGGCAGTGGGAGCAGTGTACTTTTTCTTCCCGTTGCCCGAAACAGTTCTGGGAATCGCATCTTTATGGGTT encodes:
- a CDS encoding ABC transporter permease gives rise to the protein MQSVLTVCRKELSDHLGSRRYLLLFSLIVVLSILSAYTGSSYIRDNPNVSFTSIFSGSLGSSFSFIYLMVLFGPIIGLALGFDAINRERTRGSLSVVLSQPIFRDSILNGKFLAGIVALSVLAVSTVGIITGVSIPLLGFGPGFDEIIRIGLFTLLTILYLSIWLAVGLLFSTLTKNTTTSILASISTWLLFSILMTVIASLVANIVVPVEFPGGIQVFTSSSVMSDTRAGGNFNQTSPVDMSQFQDYIDTIEANANLESAIKSISPTYLYEEAAQSLLGVTEGGFMTDGNPFQSLDTSQSIASCWPHATVLAVVLIVCFASSYMLFLRQEIRAGG
- a CDS encoding ABC transporter ATP-binding protein; translation: MTEPIIQTHQLTKQYGDFTAVNQLELSINEGEIVGFLGPNGAGKTTTLLMLMGLSVPTSGTARVGGYDVVEESKQVRQIAGMMPEGSGYYEDLTARQNLRYIGQLNEIPKDELEKSIDELLAAVNLSKWADSKVEKFSRGMKQRLGISEVLIKKPKIAFFDEPTLGLDPKATKELRDILLRLNKEQGLTIFLSSHLLHEVQQTCQRVLIIRRGKLVASDTISNLSSSLADKKSGNLEFELTKIDSDLIRKLNNIEGVTSVEQQNHKLFINLENGNYREVSKTITEHGSIILLMRPKTFSLEEIFLDFYQEDN
- a CDS encoding NEW3 domain-containing protein, whose translation is MKLLLQPSKKTLEATTKLFVISLLCSVSVITVLSPSLSVYALSSNIQGFIEDESGESLGRVTVELLSGSSVVKAYTSNSIGYFYLNNVNYGQYTIRFIKSGYVTTEKTINLQNSETNLGTIVLDSAIQMSGSTLNLITIPDAQISIPFTVENAGPETQIVDILTSHPEGWYTRIRANSYEVTKLSLDSGQSLSLQLEVVVPSTAPLDQEYNVSVITLGATNTSLTFSVLTRSQPAEFPSLTLHSSVLNMVANSGEKLVLPFTVSNIGDITESIEFSVSTPESWSTRVLNDNGREITKASLSAGGTANYNLEIIIPMDYTGDTNLQLTAVGNTVAALDFTVNVEPVSESIMSCRFPGKLGVPGDSVTFDVTLTNPFNVETQFELSVGYVPANWTVHITPSSGEAVTDIILGPDESLSLVIQVETASSAISDTVYDVVVVAESDGQPVSSLPLTVTLEGDASAVTITTKFPDVTIQAGEAVEYAVTVTNVGDTNRLLYFSIDAPSNWNAVVKSGELEVSKLSLDAGSSESLTIKVTPPSTVSLGSYDLTVQFTSESGALLGEKQLTATVVGAYSLDLGLSTLLKSTTSGESVSFTATVTNTGYSYVTGVSLEFDVEDDWDVTISPTQVDMLTPQQSCTFEVTVDTPTGTVSGDYMVTVGAVSDQSSSDNTQVRVTVTTSSSWAIYGIGVAAVLIVALVLVFKKFRRR